One Mycolicibacterium goodii genomic region harbors:
- a CDS encoding helix-turn-helix transcriptional regulator, with the protein MSDTNRDLADFLKRARAAVDPARAGLPADSRVRRVPGLRREEVALLAGVSTDYYTRLEQGRRITPSRSVLDAIARALDLDETGRAHLEHLVGAPPRGRKPPTAAQRVRPGLYQLLESLTGTPAMILGHHSDVLAINRLGAALIADFDRMRPRERSYARWMFLSPDARKLFADWDVQARSVVENLRLELGAHPGDPITTALVDELSAASSDFRDWWAQHRVYQRTHGSKHLRHPVVGEITVDYETFTMPDDPDQTLFTYTTEAGTASREAMNLLISWSMSSVPGLRHTESSEQA; encoded by the coding sequence ATGTCCGATACCAACCGCGACCTCGCGGATTTCCTGAAACGCGCCCGCGCGGCCGTCGATCCGGCGCGCGCCGGGTTGCCCGCCGACAGCAGGGTGCGACGGGTTCCGGGGCTGCGTCGCGAGGAGGTCGCCCTGCTCGCCGGGGTGTCGACGGACTACTACACCCGGCTTGAGCAGGGGCGGCGCATCACGCCGTCGCGCAGTGTGCTCGACGCGATCGCGCGGGCACTCGATCTCGACGAGACCGGCCGCGCGCACCTCGAACATCTCGTCGGCGCCCCACCGCGTGGCCGCAAGCCACCGACCGCCGCGCAACGGGTGCGGCCCGGCCTGTACCAACTGCTCGAATCACTCACCGGCACACCCGCGATGATCCTGGGACACCACAGCGACGTCTTGGCGATCAACCGGCTCGGCGCGGCGCTGATCGCCGACTTCGACCGCATGCGTCCACGTGAACGCAGCTACGCAAGGTGGATGTTCCTCTCCCCTGACGCGCGAAAGCTGTTCGCCGACTGGGATGTCCAGGCCCGCTCCGTCGTCGAGAATTTGCGTCTGGAACTCGGCGCGCATCCGGGTGATCCGATCACCACGGCGCTGGTCGACGAACTGTCCGCGGCCAGTTCGGATTTCCGCGACTGGTGGGCCCAGCACCGCGTGTACCAGCGCACGCACGGATCCAAGCACCTGCGTCACCCGGTCGTAGGCGAGATCACCGTCGACTACGAGACCTTCACGATGCCGGATGATCCCGACCAGACTCTGTTCACCTACACCACCGAGGCGGGCACGGCCTCGCGCGAGGCGATGAACCTGTTGATCAGCTGGTCGATGTCGTCCGTGCCGGGCCTCCGGCATACCGAATCGTCAGAACAGGCCTGA
- a CDS encoding SDR family NAD(P)-dependent oxidoreductase: MTQTTTTGLLADKIAFVTGAGRGIGAAAARLFAKEGATVLLAARTESQLKEATEHIRADGGTAEYVVCDLADGDSVRAAVHRTVELWGRLDVAFNNGATGQPPGPLDELPEAGLDHVYDVNFKGVWLALTAEVAAIRATSKTGAIVNTSSIGSLHSNPELPAYGALKRAVNSLTESAAATYGPEGIRINAIAPGATLTEMMQDWDAASPGTIDRIAATTPLRRAADPIEIAEAAAWLLSDRASFVTGATLRVDGGAWV; this comes from the coding sequence ATGACGCAAACAACCACCACGGGCCTGCTCGCAGACAAGATCGCTTTCGTCACCGGCGCGGGACGCGGAATCGGTGCCGCCGCAGCGCGACTGTTCGCCAAGGAAGGTGCGACCGTACTGCTTGCCGCACGCACCGAATCACAGCTCAAAGAGGCCACCGAACACATCCGCGCCGACGGCGGCACCGCCGAGTACGTGGTGTGCGATCTGGCCGACGGGGACAGCGTGCGCGCGGCGGTGCACCGCACCGTCGAACTGTGGGGACGCCTCGATGTCGCGTTCAACAACGGTGCGACGGGCCAGCCGCCCGGCCCGCTCGACGAGCTGCCCGAGGCAGGACTGGACCATGTCTACGACGTGAACTTCAAGGGCGTGTGGCTGGCGTTGACCGCCGAGGTCGCGGCGATCCGCGCCACCTCGAAAACCGGAGCCATCGTGAACACGTCGAGTATCGGCAGCCTGCACAGCAATCCCGAGCTGCCGGCCTACGGCGCGTTGAAGCGCGCCGTCAACAGCCTCACCGAATCAGCGGCGGCGACCTACGGTCCGGAGGGAATCCGGATCAACGCGATCGCGCCGGGCGCGACGCTGACCGAGATGATGCAGGACTGGGACGCCGCGAGCCCCGGCACCATCGACCGGATCGCCGCCACGACCCCACTGCGACGCGCCGCCGACCCCATCGAGATCGCCGAGGCCGCGGCATGGCTGCTCAGTGACCGTGCATCGTTCGTCACCGGGGCAACTCTGCGTGTCGACGGCGGCGCGTGGGTGTAG
- a CDS encoding error-prone DNA polymerase gives MGWHNGPPSWSEMERVLTSKPRRSGLPLEAPGDGGDSPAWSRKRGAYEPPDQIAKPASVVPYAELHAHSAYSFLDGAGTPEELVEEAARLNLRAIALTDHDGLYGVVRFAEAARELDVATVFGAELSLSNVARTEDPDPPGPHLLVLARGPEGYRRLSREIAKAHLAGGEKGKPRYDFDELTEAAGGHWHILTGCRKGHVRQALSEGGPDAAAAALADLVDRFGADRVSVELTHHGHPCDDERNAALAELAPRFGLNVVATTAAHFATPSRGRLAMAMAAIRARNSIDTAAGWLAPLGGVHLRSGEEMARLFDPEFVTAAADLGEQCAFGLALIAPQLPPFDVPAGHTEDSWLRHLVMTGAARRYGPPRRAPKAYAQIEHELRIIEQLKFPGYFLVVHDITQFCRDNNILCQGRGSAANSAVCYALGVTNVDPIANDLLFERFLSPARDGPPDIDIDIESDLRENVIQYVYERYGRDYAAQVANVITYRGRSAVRDMARALGFSQGQQDAWSKHLSRWDGKPDSPDVAEIPEQVIDLANQIANLPRHMGIHSGGMVICDRPIADVCPVEWARMENRSVLQWDKDDCAAIGLVKFDLLGLGMLSALHYAIDLVAEHKGITVDLATLDLSEPAVYEMLQRADSVGVFQVESRAQMATLPRLKPREFYDLVVEVALIRPGPIQGGSVHPYIKRRNGLEPVTYDHPSMEPALKKTLGVPLFQEQLMQLAVDCAGFSAAEADQLRRAMGSKRSTAKMRRLRSRFYDGMRERHGITGVVADRIYEKLEAFANFGFPESHSLSFASLVFYSSWFKLHHPAAFCAALLRAQPMGFYSPQSLVADARRHGVTVHGPDVNASLAHAGLENRGLDVRLGLGSVRHIGDDLAQRIVDEREANGQFESLLDLTSRVQLTVPQTEALATAGALGCFGITRREGLWAAGAAATQRPDRLPGVGSSTHIPPLPGMSALELSAADVWATGVSPDSYPTEFLRKHLDSLGVVPTDRLLDVADGTRILVAGAVTHRQRPATAQGVTFLNLEDEKGMVNVLCAPGVWSRYRKVAQTSPALIVRGIVQNATGAVTVVADRMDPVDLRVGSRSRDFR, from the coding sequence GTGGGTTGGCACAACGGGCCGCCGAGCTGGTCGGAGATGGAGCGCGTGCTCACGAGCAAGCCGCGCCGCTCGGGCCTGCCCCTTGAGGCCCCGGGTGACGGCGGGGACAGTCCCGCCTGGTCACGCAAACGCGGCGCCTATGAGCCGCCGGACCAGATCGCCAAGCCCGCGTCTGTGGTCCCGTACGCGGAACTGCATGCGCATTCGGCGTACAGCTTCCTCGACGGCGCCGGCACTCCCGAGGAACTCGTGGAGGAGGCGGCCCGGCTGAATCTGCGCGCCATCGCGCTGACCGACCACGACGGTCTCTACGGTGTGGTGCGCTTCGCCGAGGCCGCCAGGGAACTCGACGTGGCGACGGTGTTCGGTGCCGAACTCTCCCTGAGCAACGTCGCGCGCACCGAAGACCCCGATCCGCCCGGCCCGCACCTGCTGGTGCTGGCGCGCGGGCCCGAGGGGTACCGGCGGCTGTCCCGGGAGATCGCCAAGGCGCACCTGGCCGGCGGAGAGAAAGGCAAGCCCCGCTATGACTTCGATGAGCTGACAGAGGCCGCGGGCGGGCACTGGCACATCCTCACCGGGTGCCGCAAAGGCCATGTCCGCCAGGCCCTGTCGGAAGGCGGCCCGGACGCTGCGGCCGCCGCGCTGGCGGATCTGGTGGACCGGTTCGGGGCGGATCGGGTCAGCGTCGAGCTCACCCACCACGGTCATCCGTGCGACGACGAACGCAACGCCGCACTGGCCGAGCTGGCGCCCCGGTTCGGTCTCAACGTCGTGGCCACCACCGCGGCACACTTCGCGACACCGTCGCGAGGACGGCTGGCGATGGCCATGGCCGCGATCCGGGCCAGGAACTCGATCGACACCGCGGCGGGATGGCTGGCCCCGCTGGGTGGCGTGCATCTGCGCTCGGGAGAGGAGATGGCGCGGCTGTTCGACCCCGAGTTCGTCACCGCGGCAGCAGACCTCGGTGAGCAGTGCGCGTTCGGACTCGCGCTCATCGCGCCGCAGTTGCCGCCGTTCGACGTGCCTGCCGGGCACACCGAGGACAGCTGGCTGCGTCATCTGGTGATGACGGGTGCGGCGCGGCGATACGGTCCGCCGCGACGCGCGCCCAAGGCGTACGCGCAGATCGAGCACGAGCTCAGAATCATCGAGCAGCTGAAGTTCCCCGGCTATTTCCTGGTGGTGCACGACATCACGCAGTTCTGTCGTGACAACAACATCCTGTGTCAGGGCAGGGGATCGGCCGCCAACTCGGCGGTCTGCTACGCGCTTGGGGTCACCAACGTCGACCCGATCGCCAACGACCTGCTGTTCGAGCGCTTCCTGTCACCCGCGCGCGACGGCCCACCCGACATCGACATCGACATCGAATCGGACCTGCGCGAGAACGTCATCCAGTACGTGTACGAACGCTACGGCCGGGACTACGCGGCCCAGGTCGCCAACGTCATCACCTACCGCGGCCGCAGTGCGGTCCGGGACATGGCGCGGGCGCTTGGGTTCTCCCAGGGGCAGCAGGACGCCTGGAGCAAGCACCTCAGCCGGTGGGACGGCAAACCCGACTCGCCGGACGTCGCCGAGATCCCCGAGCAGGTGATCGATCTGGCCAACCAGATCGCGAACCTGCCCCGGCACATGGGGATCCACTCGGGCGGGATGGTCATCTGTGACCGGCCGATCGCCGACGTGTGCCCCGTGGAGTGGGCCCGCATGGAGAACCGCAGCGTGCTGCAGTGGGACAAGGACGACTGCGCGGCGATCGGTCTGGTCAAGTTCGACCTGCTCGGCCTCGGCATGCTCTCGGCGTTGCACTATGCCATCGACCTGGTCGCCGAACACAAGGGCATCACGGTCGACCTGGCCACGCTGGACCTGTCCGAACCGGCGGTCTACGAGATGCTGCAACGTGCCGATTCGGTCGGGGTGTTCCAGGTGGAGTCCCGCGCGCAGATGGCCACCCTGCCCCGGCTGAAGCCGCGTGAGTTCTACGACCTGGTGGTCGAGGTCGCGCTGATCCGTCCCGGGCCCATCCAGGGCGGTTCGGTGCATCCGTACATCAAGCGGCGCAACGGCCTGGAACCCGTCACCTACGACCATCCGTCGATGGAACCCGCGCTGAAGAAGACGCTGGGCGTGCCGCTGTTCCAGGAGCAACTCATGCAACTCGCGGTCGACTGTGCGGGTTTCAGTGCGGCCGAGGCCGATCAGTTGCGCCGAGCCATGGGGTCCAAACGTTCCACCGCCAAGATGCGTAGACTGCGCAGCCGGTTCTACGACGGGATGCGCGAACGCCACGGCATCACCGGTGTGGTGGCCGACCGGATCTACGAGAAACTCGAGGCGTTTGCGAATTTCGGCTTCCCCGAGAGTCATTCGTTGAGCTTCGCGTCACTGGTGTTCTACTCGTCCTGGTTCAAGCTGCATCACCCCGCGGCGTTCTGTGCTGCGCTGCTGCGGGCACAGCCCATGGGTTTCTATTCGCCGCAGTCACTGGTCGCCGATGCGCGGCGCCACGGCGTGACGGTGCACGGTCCCGACGTCAATGCCAGCCTGGCCCACGCCGGTCTGGAGAACCGTGGCCTGGACGTGCGTTTGGGGCTGGGCAGTGTCCGCCACATCGGTGACGATCTGGCGCAGCGCATCGTCGACGAACGAGAAGCCAACGGCCAGTTCGAGTCTCTGCTCGATCTGACCAGCCGGGTGCAGCTGACCGTGCCGCAGACCGAGGCGCTGGCCACCGCGGGCGCGCTTGGGTGTTTCGGGATCACCCGACGCGAAGGGTTGTGGGCGGCAGGGGCCGCCGCGACACAACGGCCGGACCGGTTGCCGGGAGTCGGCTCGTCCACACACATCCCGCCGCTGCCGGGGATGAGCGCGCTGGAACTGTCGGCCGCCGACGTGTGGGCCACCGGCGTCTCACCGGACAGCTATCCCACCGAATTCCTGCGCAAGCACCTGGACAGCCTGGGCGTCGTCCCCACCGACCGGCTGCTGGACGTTGCCGACGGCACCCGGATCCTGGTGGCCGGCGCGGTGACCCACCGGCAGCGTCCGGCCACCGCGCAGGGCGTGACGTTTCTCAACCTCGAGGACGAGAAGGGCATGGTCAACGTGCTGTGCGCACCTGGGGTGTGGTCGCGCTACCGCAAGGTCGCCCAGACGTCGCCTGCCCTGATCGTGCGCGGCATCGTGCAGAACGCCACCGGGGCGGTCACCGTCGTGGCCGACCGGATGGACCCGGTGGACCTGCGGGTCGGTTCACGCTCCCGTGACTTCCGGTGA
- a CDS encoding APC family permease, producing MNRSDPQADPESESHHALQLAEESAGLVGKGLASGKVGTFSGAILGISSVAPGYTLTASIGLIVAAVGLKMPAIFIAGFIPMFLTAYAYRELNSRAPDCGASFTWSTKAFGPYVGWMCGWGMVIATIIVLSNLAAIAVEFFYLFVARVFNTPEIADLADNKLVNILTTLVFIALATWISSRGITTSEHVQYVLVGFQMTVLLAFAITAVVHVAAGNAPAGLGFDLDWFNPFTNLAFGAFVIGVTGSIFAFWGWDTCLTLGEESKDPTKVPGRAGLLCVTTILLTYLLVAVAVMMYAGVGETGLGLGNPENSENVFGVLADPVLGSWGGPLLFLAVLASSVASLQTTFLPAARAMLAMGAYGAFPKRFSHVHPRFLVPSFSTLIAGIVTGVFYTVVSLLSEYALLDTIAALGIMICWYYGITAFACIWYFRRELFTSVHNIVFKFVFPLLGGLVLAAVFVFSLKESMNPENGSGAELGGIGLVFYIGFGILLLGVVLMLVMRSRSPEFFRGETLSRNTPVLKD from the coding sequence GTGAACCGGTCCGACCCACAGGCCGACCCCGAATCCGAGTCGCATCACGCACTACAGCTCGCCGAGGAATCCGCCGGGTTGGTCGGAAAGGGACTGGCCTCGGGAAAGGTCGGGACGTTCTCCGGCGCCATCCTGGGAATCTCGTCGGTCGCACCGGGTTACACCCTCACCGCGAGCATCGGGCTGATCGTCGCGGCCGTCGGGCTCAAGATGCCCGCGATCTTCATCGCGGGATTCATCCCGATGTTCCTCACCGCGTACGCCTACCGTGAGCTGAACTCACGCGCACCCGACTGCGGTGCGTCGTTCACGTGGTCCACCAAGGCGTTCGGCCCGTACGTCGGGTGGATGTGCGGCTGGGGCATGGTGATCGCCACGATCATCGTGTTGTCGAACCTGGCTGCCATCGCCGTCGAGTTCTTCTACCTGTTCGTCGCGCGGGTGTTCAACACCCCGGAGATCGCCGATCTGGCCGACAACAAACTCGTCAACATCCTCACCACACTGGTGTTCATCGCGCTGGCGACCTGGATCTCCAGCCGTGGCATCACCACCAGTGAGCACGTGCAGTACGTGCTGGTGGGATTCCAGATGACGGTGCTCCTGGCGTTCGCGATCACCGCGGTGGTCCACGTGGCCGCAGGCAACGCCCCCGCAGGCCTCGGCTTCGACCTCGACTGGTTCAACCCGTTCACGAATCTGGCGTTCGGCGCGTTCGTCATCGGCGTCACCGGGTCGATCTTCGCGTTCTGGGGTTGGGACACCTGTCTGACCCTCGGTGAGGAATCCAAGGACCCCACCAAGGTGCCCGGGCGCGCGGGTCTGCTGTGCGTGACGACGATCCTGCTCACCTATCTGCTGGTGGCGGTCGCGGTGATGATGTACGCCGGTGTCGGGGAGACCGGTCTGGGACTGGGCAATCCGGAGAACTCCGAGAACGTTTTCGGGGTGCTGGCCGATCCGGTGCTGGGCAGCTGGGGTGGGCCGTTGCTGTTCCTGGCGGTGTTGGCGTCGTCGGTCGCCAGCCTGCAGACCACGTTCCTGCCCGCCGCCCGCGCGATGCTGGCGATGGGTGCCTACGGGGCGTTCCCGAAGCGGTTCTCCCACGTGCATCCCCGGTTCCTGGTGCCATCGTTCAGCACGCTGATCGCGGGGATCGTGACGGGCGTGTTCTACACCGTCGTGAGCCTGCTGTCGGAGTACGCGCTGTTGGACACCATTGCCGCGCTGGGCATCATGATCTGCTGGTACTACGGGATCACCGCGTTCGCGTGCATCTGGTACTTCCGGCGCGAGCTGTTCACCAGCGTGCACAACATCGTGTTCAAGTTCGTGTTCCCGCTGCTCGGCGGTCTGGTGCTGGCGGCGGTGTTCGTGTTCTCGCTCAAGGAGAGCATGAACCCGGAGAACGGCAGCGGCGCCGAACTCGGCGGGATCGGGCTGGTGTTCTACATCGGCTTCGGCATCCTGCTGCTGGGCGTGGTGCTGATGCTGGTGATGCGGTCACGCAGCCCCGAGTTCTTCCGTGGAGAGACGTTGTCCCGCAACACACCTGTGCTGAAAGACTGA
- a CDS encoding SDR family NAD(P)-dependent oxidoreductase — protein sequence MSYPTNRPATWFVTGTSKGLGLELVRQLLERGDNVAATTRSAERLHVGLEGADTGSLLPIEVDLADPSAVHKAVTATVERFGNLDVIVNNAGYGFLASVEDTTDADIRQMFDVQVIGTWNVLRATIPHMRKARSGHIINVSSILGLTAMPGWGLYCAGKFALNGMSEALAGEMAEFGVKVSIVEPGYFRTSFLTTDSLALPEAPNDAYPGIQEMTQNHLALQGRQLGDPVKGAEAIITIAVAGEGPLHQLLGSDSYEYAHAKVTALSRDIEAGRELAFTTDHR from the coding sequence ATGTCCTATCCCACCAACCGCCCCGCCACCTGGTTCGTCACCGGCACGTCGAAAGGCCTCGGCCTCGAGCTCGTGCGGCAACTGCTCGAACGCGGCGACAACGTCGCGGCCACCACGCGTTCGGCCGAACGGTTGCACGTCGGCCTCGAAGGCGCCGACACCGGATCGCTGCTGCCGATCGAGGTCGACCTCGCCGACCCGTCGGCTGTGCACAAGGCCGTCACCGCCACGGTCGAGCGGTTCGGCAACCTCGATGTCATCGTCAATAACGCCGGTTACGGATTCCTCGCCTCGGTCGAGGACACCACCGACGCCGACATCCGACAAATGTTCGACGTTCAGGTCATCGGTACGTGGAACGTACTGCGCGCAACCATTCCTCACATGCGCAAGGCCCGCAGCGGCCACATCATCAACGTGTCATCGATCCTCGGGCTGACCGCGATGCCGGGCTGGGGTCTGTACTGCGCGGGGAAGTTCGCGCTCAACGGTATGAGCGAAGCGCTCGCCGGTGAGATGGCCGAATTCGGAGTCAAGGTCAGCATTGTCGAGCCAGGCTATTTCCGCACGAGCTTTTTGACCACCGACTCACTGGCGCTGCCCGAGGCCCCCAACGACGCCTATCCCGGCATCCAAGAGATGACGCAGAACCACCTCGCATTGCAAGGCAGACAGCTCGGCGATCCAGTGAAGGGAGCCGAGGCGATCATCACCATCGCTGTCGCGGGGGAGGGCCCGCTGCATCAGCTGCTCGGGTCGGATTCCTACGAGTACGCACACGCCAAGGTGACCGCGCTGAGCCGGGACATCGAAGCCGGGCGCGAGCTCGCGTTCACCACCGACCACCGCTGA
- a CDS encoding universal stress protein, whose product MKLVVGYLATPGGADALALAIRFARTLNAELEVCIVLPPDTRAPGMPKGGYEEVLAEQAQEWLDDALKRVPDDVVAHGHLTFAESFTDGLTGLALHLDAVAIVVGGSGGGLVGAFSLGSVVSELLHSSPLPVAVAPRGARESAIKRVREVTCAIGQRQGADRLLATAVAASKAAGTPLRLVSLVALDPVFGHLRSDDDAVRQRALEHAQKTLEAAKSELPEGFPVTSTIVSGTSVENAVSQLEWHDGDVIMVGSSRLSAPRRIFLGNTAAKMLRVLEVPMVVVPRDELNNGEEPS is encoded by the coding sequence ATGAAGCTGGTCGTTGGATATCTCGCCACCCCGGGTGGCGCTGATGCGTTGGCTCTGGCAATCCGATTCGCGAGAACGCTCAACGCCGAGCTCGAGGTCTGCATCGTGCTGCCGCCCGACACCAGGGCGCCGGGCATGCCCAAGGGCGGCTACGAGGAGGTACTGGCGGAGCAGGCGCAGGAGTGGCTCGACGACGCGCTGAAGCGGGTGCCTGATGACGTTGTGGCACACGGGCATCTGACGTTCGCCGAATCGTTCACCGACGGCTTGACCGGTCTTGCCTTGCATCTCGACGCGGTGGCGATCGTCGTCGGTGGATCCGGCGGCGGTCTGGTCGGTGCCTTCTCCCTCGGGTCGGTGGTCAGCGAGTTGCTGCACTCGTCACCGCTGCCGGTCGCCGTCGCGCCGCGGGGCGCTCGCGAGTCCGCGATCAAACGGGTCCGCGAGGTCACGTGCGCCATCGGCCAGCGCCAGGGAGCCGACCGCCTGCTGGCGACCGCGGTGGCGGCCAGCAAGGCGGCGGGCACACCGTTGCGGCTGGTGTCGCTCGTCGCGCTCGATCCGGTCTTCGGCCACCTGCGCTCCGACGACGACGCGGTGCGCCAACGCGCGCTCGAGCATGCGCAGAAGACCCTGGAAGCTGCGAAAAGCGAGTTGCCCGAGGGTTTCCCGGTAACCTCGACCATCGTGAGCGGAACGTCGGTGGAGAATGCGGTGAGCCAGCTGGAATGGCATGACGGCGACGTCATCATGGTCGGCTCCAGCCGGCTGAGCGCACCGAGGCGGATCTTCCTGGGCAACACCGCGGCCAAGATGCTGCGGGTTCTGGAGGTTCCCATGGTCGTGGTGCCCCGCGATGAGCTGAACAACGGCGAGGAACCGTCGTGA
- a CDS encoding helix-turn-helix transcriptional regulator: MDKRELGAFLRSRRERIGPTEVGLPVGPRRRTPGLRRDEVAHLAFISTEYYTRLEQARAPHPSREVLEGLSRALRLPDAERTYLYQLAGVVPQRPVGPPRGVRQSILDLLHRLPQAAAIVVSATNEVLAWNDLACALMEDFSALSRRDRNLIRRAFLGPVGPGGRRLYGVSDVDEFTHTSAKHLRAAVARYPDDPETRELVDELLAGSEEFVRLWESHDIVDRPVLCKTFVHPVVGPVSVNCDALDIADRDQRLVIYTAQPGSPSEEAMRLLSVLGTQRMDIPG; the protein is encoded by the coding sequence GTGGACAAGCGAGAACTCGGCGCGTTCCTGCGGAGCCGTCGTGAGCGCATCGGGCCCACCGAGGTGGGGCTGCCGGTGGGTCCGCGCAGGCGCACGCCCGGGCTGCGGCGCGACGAGGTCGCGCATCTGGCGTTCATCTCGACCGAGTACTACACGCGCCTCGAGCAGGCCCGCGCCCCGCACCCGTCCCGCGAGGTGCTCGAGGGCCTGTCCCGCGCGTTGCGGCTTCCCGACGCGGAGCGCACCTACCTGTACCAGTTGGCCGGCGTCGTGCCGCAACGCCCGGTCGGCCCGCCGCGAGGGGTGCGGCAGAGCATCCTCGACCTGCTGCACCGCCTGCCCCAGGCGGCGGCGATCGTGGTGTCGGCCACCAACGAGGTGCTGGCCTGGAACGACCTGGCGTGCGCGCTGATGGAGGACTTCTCGGCGTTGAGCCGCCGCGACCGCAACCTGATCAGGCGGGCGTTCCTCGGACCTGTCGGGCCGGGCGGGCGACGGCTGTACGGGGTCTCCGACGTCGACGAGTTCACTCACACCAGTGCCAAGCATTTGCGGGCCGCGGTGGCCCGGTATCCCGACGACCCGGAGACCAGGGAACTCGTCGACGAACTGCTCGCGGGCAGTGAGGAATTCGTGCGACTGTGGGAGTCTCACGACATCGTCGACCGCCCGGTCCTGTGCAAGACGTTCGTACATCCGGTCGTCGGCCCGGTGTCGGTCAACTGCGATGCGCTCGACATCGCCGACCGCGACCAGCGCCTGGTGATCTACACCGCCCAGCCGGGTTCACCGTCGGAGGAGGCGATGCGGCTGCTCTCGGTCCTCGGCACGCAGCGTATGGACATTCCCGGCTGA